Proteins encoded in a region of the Mycobacterium branderi genome:
- a CDS encoding DUF3073 domain-containing protein, with translation MGRGRAKAKQTKVARELKYSTPQTDFERLQRELSGSSADDTAQRDGDEPFPSDPWADEDDWRR, from the coding sequence ATGGGCCGCGGCCGGGCTAAGGCGAAGCAGACCAAGGTTGCTCGAGAACTGAAGTACAGCACCCCGCAGACCGATTTCGAGCGGCTTCAGCGCGAGCTGTCCGGGTCGAGCGCCGACGACACCGCCCAGCGCGACGGCGACGAACCGTTTCCCAGCGACCCCTGGGCCGACGAAGACGACTGGCGCCGCTAA
- the ygfZ gene encoding CAF17-like 4Fe-4S cluster assembly/insertion protein YgfZ produces the protein MPAVPAPETGPDAGVTWHYGDPLGEQRAAETDAVLVDRSHRKVLTLTGADRQTWLHSISTQHVSELPDGASTENLSLDGQGRVEDHWIQTELGGITYLDTEPWRGEPLLDYLRKMVFWSDVSPAAADLAVLSLLGPRLAERPVLDALGVDALPAEMTAAALPGGGFLRRMTSAQVELDLVVPRDDAAGWRNRLAQANIRPAGVWTYEAHRVAAVRPRLGVDTDERTIPHEVGWIGGPGLGAVHLDKGCYRGQETVARVHNLGRPPRMLVLLHLDGSADRPSTGDAVQASGRSVGRLGTVVDHVDLGPVALALLKRGLPADTELVTGSDAAVTAVIDPDSMPPADAVGAGRAAVERLRGTGRGQ, from the coding sequence GTGCCTGCAGTTCCCGCCCCCGAGACCGGCCCGGACGCCGGTGTGACCTGGCATTACGGCGATCCGCTGGGTGAGCAGCGCGCGGCCGAGACCGACGCCGTGCTGGTGGACCGCTCCCACCGCAAGGTGCTCACGCTGACCGGCGCCGACCGCCAGACCTGGCTGCACAGCATCTCGACCCAGCACGTCAGCGAGCTGCCCGACGGCGCCAGCACCGAGAACCTCAGCCTGGACGGGCAGGGCCGCGTCGAGGACCACTGGATCCAGACCGAGCTGGGCGGCATCACCTACCTCGACACCGAGCCCTGGCGCGGCGAGCCGCTGCTGGACTACCTGCGCAAGATGGTGTTCTGGTCGGACGTCAGCCCCGCTGCCGCCGACCTCGCGGTGCTGTCGCTGCTGGGTCCGCGGCTGGCCGAGCGACCGGTTCTCGACGCTCTCGGCGTCGACGCATTGCCCGCCGAGATGACGGCCGCGGCGCTCCCGGGCGGAGGCTTCCTGCGCCGGATGACCAGTGCACAGGTCGAGCTGGACTTGGTGGTGCCGCGCGACGACGCCGCGGGGTGGCGAAACCGCTTGGCGCAGGCCAACATTCGCCCGGCCGGGGTGTGGACCTATGAGGCGCACCGGGTGGCGGCCGTGCGCCCACGGCTCGGAGTCGACACCGACGAGCGCACGATCCCCCACGAGGTGGGCTGGATCGGCGGCCCTGGGCTGGGCGCGGTCCATCTGGACAAGGGCTGCTACCGGGGGCAGGAGACCGTCGCGCGCGTACACAACCTGGGCAGACCGCCGCGGATGCTGGTGCTTTTGCACCTCGACGGTTCCGCGGATCGGCCGTCTACGGGCGATGCGGTGCAGGCCAGCGGGCGCTCGGTGGGCCGGTTGGGCACCGTCGTCGACCATGTGGACCTCGGCCCGGTGGCGCTGGCGCTGCTCAAGCGGGGATTGCCCGCCGACACCGAATTGGTCACGGGCTCCGACGCCGCCGTGACCGCGGTCATCGATCCGGATTCCATGCCTCCGGCGGATGCAGTCGGGGCCGGGCGAGCGGCCGTCGAGCGGTTGCGCGGCACCGGCCGAGGACAGTAG
- a CDS encoding aminodeoxychorismate lyase: protein MVVTLDGEIHPPGTPLLFADDLAAVRGDGVFETLLVRDGQACLVEAHLDRLTLSAKLMDLPEPDAAAWRRAIDVAARNWAADTTDEGAMRLVYSRGRERGSAPTAYVTVNPVAARVGAARRDGVAAITLPRELPATGVDAMPWLLAGAKTLSYAINMAALRHAGRHGAGDVIFVSSDGYVLEGPRSTVVIAAENRCLLTPPPWYPILRGTTQQALFEVARAKGYDCDYRALRVSDLFDAQGIWLVSSMTLAARVHTLDGRLLPPAPMAAEFAELVDAAILSDR, encoded by the coding sequence GTGGTCGTCACGCTCGACGGCGAGATCCATCCGCCGGGGACGCCACTTCTGTTCGCCGACGATCTCGCCGCGGTGCGTGGCGACGGCGTCTTCGAGACACTGCTGGTACGCGATGGCCAGGCGTGCCTCGTGGAGGCGCATCTGGACCGGCTGACCCTGTCGGCCAAGCTGATGGACCTGCCGGAGCCTGACGCGGCCGCTTGGCGGCGCGCCATCGACGTGGCAGCGCGCAACTGGGCGGCCGATACGACCGACGAGGGCGCGATGCGGCTGGTCTACAGCCGGGGCAGGGAGCGCGGTTCGGCGCCGACGGCGTACGTGACCGTCAACCCCGTCGCGGCCCGGGTGGGCGCCGCACGCCGTGACGGGGTGGCCGCGATCACCCTGCCTCGCGAACTGCCCGCCACCGGCGTCGACGCGATGCCCTGGCTGCTGGCCGGCGCCAAGACCCTGTCGTACGCGATCAATATGGCCGCGCTGCGGCACGCCGGCCGGCACGGCGCCGGCGACGTCATCTTCGTCAGCTCCGACGGCTATGTCCTCGAGGGCCCGCGGTCCACGGTGGTGATCGCCGCGGAAAATCGTTGCCTGCTGACACCGCCGCCGTGGTATCCGATCCTGCGGGGCACTACTCAGCAGGCGCTGTTCGAAGTCGCCCGCGCGAAAGGATACGACTGCGACTACCGCGCCCTTCGGGTATCGGATCTCTTTGATGCGCAAGGGATTTGGCTAGTGTCGAGTATGACGTTGGCTGCGCGTGTCCACACCTTGGACGGCCGGTTGTTGCCGCCCGCGCCGATGGCTGCCGAATTCGCCGAGCTGGTTGACGCCGCGATTCTCAGCGATCGCTGA
- a CDS encoding FABP family protein, with amino-acid sequence MSDRTGSGDRALAAAAERAKVTASRNIPVFDDLPGPADTANLREGANLHDALLALLPLVGVWRGEGEGRGSHGDYRFGQQIVVSHDGGDYLNWEARSWRLTDSGDYDGHDLRETGFWRFVVDPNDAGESQAIELLLAHSAGYVELFYGRPRNQSSWELVTDALACSKSGVLVGGAKRLYGIVEGGDLAYVEERVDADGGLVPHLSARLSRFAG; translated from the coding sequence GTGAGTGACCGGACCGGTTCTGGCGATCGAGCGCTGGCGGCCGCCGCCGAGCGCGCCAAGGTGACCGCGTCACGCAACATCCCGGTCTTCGACGACCTGCCTGGCCCCGCCGACACCGCCAACCTGCGCGAGGGCGCCAACCTGCACGACGCCTTGTTGGCGTTACTGCCACTGGTCGGCGTGTGGCGCGGTGAAGGCGAGGGTCGCGGCAGCCACGGCGACTACCGGTTCGGCCAGCAGATCGTGGTCAGCCACGACGGCGGCGACTACCTGAATTGGGAGGCCCGGTCGTGGCGCCTCACCGACTCCGGTGACTACGACGGCCACGACCTGCGGGAAACCGGTTTCTGGCGCTTCGTCGTCGACCCCAACGACGCAGGTGAGTCGCAGGCCATCGAGCTGCTGCTGGCCCACTCCGCCGGCTACGTCGAGCTGTTCTACGGCCGGCCACGCAACCAGTCGTCGTGGGAGTTGGTCACCGACGCACTGGCGTGCAGTAAGTCAGGCGTGCTGGTCGGGGGCGCCAAGCGGCTCTACGGCATCGTCGAGGGCGGCGACTTGGCCTACGTCGAAGAACGGGTGGACGCCGACGGCGGGCTGGTGCCGCACTTGTCGGCACGGCTCTCCCGCTTCGCGGGCTAG
- a CDS encoding DUF1416 domain-containing protein, with product MCSAPKQGQTLPASVDLEKETVITGRVVDRDGQAVGGAFVRLLDSSDEFTAEVVASATGDFRFFAAPGSWTLRALSAAGNGDAVVTPSGAGIHEVDVKIA from the coding sequence ATGTGCTCTGCACCGAAGCAAGGACAGACGTTGCCGGCCAGCGTCGACCTGGAGAAGGAGACCGTCATCACCGGCCGCGTCGTGGACCGCGACGGCCAGGCCGTCGGCGGCGCGTTCGTGCGGCTGCTGGACTCCAGTGACGAGTTCACCGCCGAGGTCGTCGCGTCGGCCACCGGTGATTTCCGGTTCTTCGCCGCGCCGGGGTCCTGGACGCTGCGCGCGCTGTCGGCGGCCGGAAACGGCGACGCGGTGGTGACCCCGTCGGGCGCCGGCATCCACGAGGTGGACGTCAAGATCGCCTGA
- a CDS encoding sulfurtransferase, with translation MARSDVLVSADWAESNLDAANTVFVEVDEDTSAYDTGHIPGAVKLDWRTDLQDPVRRDFVDAQQFSKLLSDRGISNDDTVILYGGNNNWFAAYAYWYFKLYGHDKVKLLDGGRKKWELDGRPLSSEKVNRPATSYSAKQPDNSIRAFRDEVLAAINVKNLVDVRSPDEFSGKILAPAHLPQEQSQRPGHIPGAINVPWSKAANEDGTFKSDEELAKLYADAGLDGSKETIAYCRIGERSSHTWFVLRELLGHQNVKNYDGSWTEYGSLVGAPIELGS, from the coding sequence ATGGCACGCTCCGACGTCCTAGTCTCCGCCGACTGGGCCGAGAGCAATCTCGACGCCGCCAACACCGTCTTCGTCGAAGTCGACGAGGACACCAGCGCCTACGACACCGGCCACATCCCCGGCGCGGTCAAGCTGGACTGGCGTACCGACCTGCAGGACCCGGTCCGGCGTGACTTCGTCGACGCTCAGCAGTTCTCCAAGCTGCTCTCCGACCGCGGTATCTCCAACGACGACACCGTGATCCTCTACGGCGGCAACAACAACTGGTTCGCCGCCTACGCGTACTGGTACTTCAAGCTCTACGGCCACGACAAGGTCAAGCTGCTCGACGGCGGCCGCAAGAAGTGGGAGCTGGACGGCCGCCCGCTGTCGAGCGAGAAGGTGAACCGCCCGGCCACCTCCTACAGCGCCAAGCAGCCCGACAACTCGATCCGGGCGTTCCGCGACGAGGTCCTGGCCGCGATCAACGTCAAGAACCTGGTCGACGTCCGCTCCCCCGACGAGTTTTCCGGCAAGATCCTGGCCCCTGCGCACCTGCCGCAGGAACAAAGCCAGCGGCCCGGTCACATCCCCGGCGCGATCAACGTGCCGTGGAGCAAAGCCGCCAATGAGGACGGCACCTTCAAGTCCGACGAGGAGCTGGCCAAGCTGTACGCCGACGCCGGCCTCGACGGGTCGAAGGAGACCATCGCTTATTGCCGGATCGGTGAGCGGTCGTCGCACACCTGGTTCGTGCTGCGCGAGCTGCTCGGACACCAAAACGTCAAGAACTACGACGGCAGTTGGACGGAATACGGCTCCCTGGTGGGAGCCCCGATCGAGTTGGGAAGCTGA
- a CDS encoding DUF4395 domain-containing protein, producing the protein MSSETTTTDRVDVRGPRFVAWVTTAVLVTTLIVAGTSTFAAAGILGLQAVVFAIGAWAGPRRHPYGVLFANLVAPRLGPVREREPVAPLKFAQLVGFVFAAIGVAGFAAGAPLLGIVATAAALAAAFLNAAFGICLGCQLYPLVARLRNQPKGSTPWHAPTS; encoded by the coding sequence ATGTCGTCAGAAACCACCACCACCGACCGGGTGGACGTTCGCGGACCGCGATTCGTCGCCTGGGTCACCACCGCGGTGCTGGTGACCACGCTGATTGTGGCCGGGACCAGCACCTTCGCCGCCGCCGGCATCCTGGGTCTGCAGGCAGTCGTGTTCGCGATCGGCGCCTGGGCCGGCCCGCGCCGGCATCCGTACGGCGTGCTGTTCGCCAACCTGGTGGCGCCGCGGCTCGGGCCGGTCCGGGAGCGGGAGCCGGTGGCCCCGCTGAAATTCGCTCAACTGGTCGGATTCGTCTTCGCCGCCATCGGCGTGGCCGGGTTCGCCGCCGGCGCTCCCCTGCTCGGGATCGTCGCCACCGCGGCCGCATTGGCGGCGGCCTTCCTCAACGCGGCCTTCGGCATCTGCCTGGGCTGCCAGCTCTACCCGCTCGTCGCGCGTCTGCGTAACCAACCGAAAGGATCCACACCATGGCACGCTCCGACGTCCTAG
- a CDS encoding Ms5788A family Cys-rich leader peptide has product MLARLELVLTKRRAVDLCRTAGCCCCCSC; this is encoded by the coding sequence GTGTTAGCCCGCCTGGAGCTCGTGCTCACCAAGCGCCGCGCAGTCGATCTGTGCCGCACCGCGGGTTGCTGCTGTTGTTGTAGCTGCTGA
- a CDS encoding thioredoxin family protein, which produces MTTALVAVVAALALAALVGWLLTRRAGSLQAVGSEVDTTDLGLSRDGPTVVHFSAAWCAPCDRVRRVVSQVCRDLEDLGDVAHVEIDMDANPAAARRLSVLSLPTTFIFDGDGRQRYRTAGVPSAADLRSALTPLLA; this is translated from the coding sequence ATGACTACTGCACTGGTCGCTGTCGTGGCCGCTTTGGCGCTGGCGGCGCTCGTCGGCTGGCTGCTGACCCGCCGCGCCGGGTCCCTACAGGCCGTCGGATCCGAAGTGGACACCACTGATCTCGGCTTGTCCCGGGACGGGCCGACGGTCGTGCACTTCAGCGCCGCCTGGTGTGCGCCGTGCGACCGCGTGCGACGCGTGGTCAGCCAGGTCTGCCGTGATCTCGAGGACCTCGGCGACGTGGCGCACGTGGAGATCGACATGGACGCCAACCCGGCTGCGGCGCGCCGCCTTTCGGTGCTGTCGCTGCCGACGACGTTCATCTTCGACGGTGACGGCCGGCAGCGGTACCGCACCGCCGGCGTCCCGTCGGCCGCCGACCTGCGCTCGGCGCTGACCCCGCTGTTGGCTTGA
- the lmeA gene encoding mannan chain length control protein LmeA, with product MRMRRVFIGVAAVAVAVAVVLVGAVGVDFGTTIYAEYRLSRTLRNTAHLGSDPFIAILGFPVIPQAMRRHYDEVEIKASAVDHPKVGKATLEATMHSIGLGDASWLIRPDAKLPVGKLESRIIIDSTHLGRYMGITDLMVEAPPQETNDNTGGTTESGISGSRGLVFTGTPKSAHFDKRVSVAVDLSIAGADRTTLVFTPTGVLTGPDTANQTVPDDKRDAVLAAFRQRLPDQRLPFGVAPTSQGARGSDVIIEGITQGVTITLDGFNQV from the coding sequence ATGCGGATGCGCAGGGTGTTCATCGGTGTGGCCGCGGTGGCGGTGGCCGTCGCCGTGGTGCTCGTCGGAGCCGTCGGGGTGGATTTCGGGACCACTATTTACGCCGAATACCGGTTGTCCCGCACGCTGCGCAACACCGCGCACCTGGGTTCGGATCCCTTTATTGCGATCCTTGGTTTCCCGGTGATCCCGCAGGCCATGCGGCGCCACTACGACGAGGTGGAGATCAAGGCAAGCGCCGTCGACCATCCCAAGGTCGGCAAGGCCACCCTCGAGGCCACGATGCATTCCATCGGCCTGGGCGACGCGTCATGGCTGATCCGGCCGGACGCGAAGCTCCCGGTGGGCAAGCTGGAAAGCCGCATCATCATCGACTCGACGCATCTGGGCCGGTACATGGGCATCACCGATCTGATGGTCGAGGCGCCGCCGCAGGAAACCAACGACAACACCGGCGGCACCACCGAATCCGGGATCTCGGGCAGTCGTGGGCTGGTGTTCACCGGCACTCCGAAATCTGCCCACTTCGACAAGCGGGTCAGCGTCGCCGTCGACCTCTCCATCGCGGGAGCGGACCGCACCACGCTGGTGTTCACTCCGACCGGTGTGCTGACCGGACCCGACACCGCCAACCAGACGGTGCCCGACGACAAGCGGGACGCGGTGCTGGCGGCGTTTCGCCAGCGGTTGCCCGACCAGCGGCTGCCGTTCGGCGTGGCGCCGACGAGCCAGGGCGCCCGCGGCTCCGACGTGATCATCGAGGGCATCACCCAGGGAGTAACGATCACGCTCGACGGGTTCAACCAGGTATGA
- a CDS encoding winged helix-turn-helix transcriptional regulator, whose translation MDLLLLTAEPHPDSVLPSLSLLAHTVRTAPADVSSLLEAGSADVVLVDARNDLPAARGLCRLLGTTGRSIPVVAVVSEGGLVAINSDWGLDEILLPATGPGEIDARLRLLVGRRGGLADQESAGKISLGELVIDEGTYTARLRGRPLDLTYKEFELLKYLAQHAGRVFTRAQLLHEVWGYDFFGGTRTVDVHVRRLRAKLGPEYESLIGTVRNVGYKAVRPARGRSPEPEPADDEEPGLDTDSDPLVDPLRSQ comes from the coding sequence TTGGATCTATTGCTGCTGACCGCGGAGCCGCACCCGGACTCGGTCCTGCCGTCGTTGTCGCTGCTCGCCCACACTGTGCGGACAGCGCCGGCCGACGTGTCGTCGCTGCTGGAAGCGGGCAGCGCCGACGTCGTGCTGGTCGACGCGCGCAACGACCTGCCGGCGGCGCGCGGTCTGTGCCGCCTGCTGGGCACCACGGGCCGGTCGATCCCCGTCGTGGCGGTGGTCAGCGAAGGCGGGCTGGTGGCGATCAACTCCGACTGGGGGCTCGACGAGATCCTGCTGCCGGCCACCGGGCCCGGCGAGATCGATGCGCGGCTGCGGCTGCTGGTGGGACGCCGCGGCGGCCTGGCCGACCAGGAGAGCGCGGGCAAGATCAGCCTCGGCGAGCTGGTGATCGACGAGGGCACCTACACCGCCCGGCTGCGGGGTCGTCCGCTGGACCTCACCTACAAGGAGTTCGAGCTGCTCAAGTACCTGGCGCAGCACGCCGGCCGGGTTTTCACCCGCGCGCAACTGCTGCACGAGGTATGGGGCTACGACTTCTTCGGCGGCACCCGCACCGTCGACGTGCATGTGCGACGGCTGCGGGCCAAGCTCGGCCCGGAGTACGAGTCGCTGATCGGCACCGTGCGCAACGTGGGCTACAAGGCGGTGCGCCCGGCCCGTGGCCGGTCACCCGAACCGGAACCGGCCGACGACGAGGAGCCGGGACTGGACACCGACTCCGACCCGCTCGTCGACCCATTGCGCAGCCAGTGA
- the mshD gene encoding mycothiol synthase, with protein MAQPVTDWHSELSADEQQQVRELVAAATAFDKVAPVGEQVLRELAHRRTRHLVATEPQTDAIVGYLNLTVPQDDSSAMAELVVHPDARRHGIGTALIRTALSKTDGRNQFWAHGTLEAARATASALGLVPVRELIQMRRPLNDVAAPAVPDGVRIRTYAGVGDDDELLRVNNTAFAAHPEQSGWTQADLAERRAEPWFDPEGLFLAFDQTTDKLLGFHWTKLHPDESGLGEVYIVGVDPAAQGRGLGGVLTAVGVAHLARRLADKADPTVMLYVESDNTAALRTYRRLGFVQHSVDTAYAAGVP; from the coding sequence ATTGCGCAGCCAGTGACCGACTGGCACTCGGAGCTGTCTGCGGACGAGCAGCAGCAGGTGCGTGAACTCGTCGCTGCGGCAACCGCATTCGATAAGGTGGCACCCGTCGGGGAGCAGGTGCTACGAGAGCTCGCGCATCGGCGAACCCGACATCTGGTGGCCACCGAGCCGCAGACAGACGCCATTGTTGGTTATCTGAATCTGACTGTCCCGCAAGATGATTCGTCTGCAATGGCCGAGCTCGTGGTCCACCCGGACGCGCGCCGGCACGGCATCGGCACCGCCTTGATCCGCACTGCGTTGTCGAAAACCGATGGACGTAACCAGTTTTGGGCGCACGGCACATTGGAAGCGGCCCGGGCTACGGCGTCGGCGCTGGGTCTGGTGCCCGTGCGCGAACTCATCCAGATGCGTCGTCCGCTGAACGACGTCGCCGCGCCCGCCGTGCCCGACGGCGTGCGGATCCGCACCTACGCCGGCGTCGGCGACGACGACGAACTGTTGCGGGTCAACAACACCGCGTTCGCCGCGCATCCCGAACAAAGCGGCTGGACGCAGGCCGATCTGGCCGAGCGGCGCGCCGAACCGTGGTTCGACCCCGAGGGACTGTTTTTGGCCTTCGACCAGACAACCGACAAGTTGCTGGGCTTTCACTGGACCAAGCTGCATCCCGACGAGAGCGGCCTGGGTGAGGTCTACATTGTCGGCGTCGACCCGGCGGCCCAGGGCCGTGGGCTCGGCGGCGTGCTGACGGCGGTGGGGGTCGCACACCTGGCGCGTCGGCTGGCGGACAAGGCGGATCCGACGGTGATGCTCTACGTCGAATCGGACAACACCGCCGCGCTGCGGACCTATCGGCGGCTCGGCTTCGTCCAGCACAGCGTCGACACCGCCTATGCTGCGGGTGTCCCCTGA
- the pstS gene encoding phosphate ABC transporter substrate-binding protein PstS: MGKALIAAAVLSLVLAGCGSDNNIGTPATSSPAIDCGGKDALTGEGSTAQQNAIALFNQAWARFCPRKNVSYNPTGSGAGREQFVAGHVDFAGSDSPLTAEQAEPATKRCNGNPAWHLPLVFGPVAVAYHLDGVNPLVVNADVLAKIFTGKITNWRDPAIAALNRGVTLPDIDIAPIYRSDSSGTTDNFQKYLGAAAPQSWTKGAGSEFQGGVGEGVQKSAGVVQAVQSTPGAVAYVEKGFADQASLTYAQIDDGGGAVALSDDAARNAIDDAKFAGAGNDLRLDLNSLYGTKEPGAYPLVLVTYEIVCSKGYDSGISTALKSFLTAAADYGQQGLSPAGYIPLPDRFKQRLVAAIGAIQ; encoded by the coding sequence GTGGGTAAAGCGTTGATCGCGGCGGCGGTCCTGAGCCTGGTACTGGCCGGCTGCGGCAGCGACAACAACATCGGCACCCCCGCGACGTCGTCGCCCGCGATCGACTGCGGCGGCAAAGACGCCCTCACCGGCGAGGGCTCGACCGCTCAACAAAACGCCATCGCGCTGTTCAACCAGGCCTGGGCGCGGTTCTGCCCCCGCAAGAACGTGTCCTACAACCCGACAGGGTCGGGCGCGGGCCGGGAGCAGTTCGTCGCCGGTCATGTCGATTTCGCCGGCTCGGACTCGCCGCTGACCGCTGAGCAGGCCGAACCGGCAACCAAGCGCTGCAACGGCAACCCGGCCTGGCACCTGCCGCTGGTGTTCGGGCCGGTGGCGGTGGCCTACCACCTCGACGGCGTCAACCCCCTCGTCGTCAACGCCGACGTGCTGGCCAAGATCTTCACCGGCAAGATCACCAATTGGCGCGACCCGGCGATCGCGGCGCTCAACCGCGGCGTCACCCTGCCCGACATCGACATTGCGCCGATCTACCGGTCGGACTCCTCGGGCACCACCGACAACTTTCAGAAATACCTGGGCGCCGCGGCCCCGCAGAGCTGGACCAAAGGTGCCGGCAGCGAGTTTCAGGGCGGCGTCGGCGAGGGCGTGCAGAAGTCCGCGGGTGTGGTGCAGGCCGTGCAGTCCACGCCCGGCGCCGTCGCCTACGTCGAGAAGGGCTTCGCCGACCAGGCCTCGCTGACCTATGCGCAGATCGACGACGGCGGCGGCGCAGTGGCGCTGAGCGACGACGCCGCCCGCAACGCGATCGACGACGCCAAGTTCGCCGGCGCCGGCAACGACCTGCGGCTGGACCTGAACTCTCTCTACGGCACCAAAGAACCCGGCGCCTACCCGCTGGTGCTGGTGACCTACGAGATCGTGTGCTCGAAAGGCTACGACTCGGGCATTTCGACGGCGCTCAAATCGTTTCTGACCGCGGCCGCCGACTACGGTCAACAGGGGCTGTCGCCGGCCGGATACATTCCGCTGCCGGACAGGTTCAAGCAACGCCTGGTGGCGGCGATCGGCGCGATCCAATAA
- the pstC gene encoding phosphate ABC transporter permease subunit PstC, with protein sequence MTTPNPSDAGSGEVVAAPVPEPITPPTIPWGRSKPRLGDRIFRGLSEGSGVLIVVLIGAIAVFLLWRAIPALARNKENFFTYGGNWVTTDTSAMHFGIFDMLQVTVFVALFALMLAMPVALGIAIYLTQYAPRRVVGPLAYMVDLLAAVPSIIYGVWGLYVLAPRLRPIATWLNHHLGWCFLFANGNASVAGGGTIFTAGIVLAVMILPIITAVTREVFVQTPQAHIEAALALGATRWEVVKTTVLPFGRSGYISGAMLGLGRALGETVALLIILRGTQSAFGWSLFDGGYTFASKIAATAAEFNNQYKAGAYIAAGLVLFLLTFLVNALARAAVAGKGTR encoded by the coding sequence GTGACAACGCCAAATCCGTCCGACGCGGGTTCGGGTGAGGTCGTCGCTGCGCCGGTTCCCGAACCGATCACCCCGCCCACCATTCCGTGGGGCAGGAGCAAACCCCGCCTGGGGGATCGCATCTTTCGCGGGCTGTCGGAAGGCTCTGGCGTCCTGATCGTCGTGCTGATCGGCGCCATCGCGGTCTTTTTGCTGTGGCGCGCCATCCCGGCGCTGGCCCGCAACAAAGAGAACTTCTTCACCTACGGCGGCAACTGGGTCACCACCGACACCTCGGCGATGCACTTCGGCATCTTCGACATGCTGCAGGTCACGGTTTTCGTCGCGTTGTTCGCGCTGATGCTGGCCATGCCGGTGGCGCTGGGCATCGCGATCTATCTGACCCAGTACGCGCCGCGACGGGTGGTGGGCCCACTGGCCTACATGGTCGACCTGCTCGCCGCGGTGCCGTCGATCATTTACGGCGTCTGGGGCCTCTATGTGCTGGCGCCGCGGCTGCGGCCGATCGCGACGTGGCTCAACCACCACCTGGGGTGGTGCTTTCTGTTCGCCAACGGCAACGCGTCCGTCGCCGGGGGCGGCACGATCTTCACCGCGGGGATCGTGCTGGCGGTGATGATCCTGCCGATCATCACCGCGGTCACCCGCGAGGTCTTCGTCCAGACGCCCCAGGCCCATATCGAGGCGGCGCTGGCGCTCGGCGCCACCCGGTGGGAAGTGGTCAAGACGACGGTGCTGCCGTTCGGCCGGTCGGGCTACATCAGCGGCGCGATGCTGGGGCTGGGCCGTGCGCTGGGCGAGACCGTCGCGCTGCTGATCATCCTTCGCGGCACGCAGTCGGCGTTCGGCTGGTCGCTCTTCGACGGCGGCTACACCTTCGCCAGCAAGATCGCGGCCACCGCGGCGGAATTCAACAACCAGTACAAGGCGGGTGCCTACATCGCCGCCGGACTGGTGCTGTTCCTGCTCACCTTTCTGGTCAACGCGCTGGCGCGCGCAGCGGTTGCAGGTAAGGGAACTCGATGA